GGTTCTTGGATTACTGATACCGAGCATTATCCAGATCCCCTGATCCGGATAGCGATTCTTGGATCATTGACACTGAACGGTTCCCGGATCCTTAATACCGAACGTTATGtggagtcttgatgttaaacagtTCTCAGATCACTGATATATCCGGATCCGGATTCCTGGAGGCAAGTTATCCAGGTCACTCACGTCGCGAATGAACGTGAAATACACAGAAAGAGCTCGTAAGAAGTGTAAACAATTGCAGTACGATCAGGAGGAAAGCGCTGAAACAGTACGACGACTCGGCACCTGGAAGGAATACGAATACGAGGAACTGGGAGTGGACGATGGGAAGGAATGGTCCTCAGCCAGTTGGActatcgggggatcgaacgccctCGATCGAATGCTAGAAGCGAGGCCATCGCTGTGCCACCAGCCCAAGTACACGGAAGGATTAGGAAATATGATAATCGCCCATAGTGCCGTCGCTGTAAGACTTCCAAAAATCCATTGCCATTATGGCAGCCAAACACAGGCGGCTGTGATTAACTGCTGTCCACACAGGCGTGCGTGACGTCCAGGTTCTGTGTGCAAATTACACGAGTAACGAAGAACAAACAGAGGCAGTAATCATTTCATCAGCGGGACCTGTTTGTTTTTGTGGGGGGCTAACGTCACCTGCTTATGTTCGGTAATTGATTGCGCGACCCCAGGTAGAATGGCAGACGTCCCAATACGACCCCCTCTCCCAGTGAACCTAAGTAGAATGGCAGACGTCCCAATACGACCCCTCTCCCTGCGAACCTAAGTAGAATGGCAGACGTCCCAATACGACCCCTCTCCCTGCGAACCTAAGTAGAATGGCAAACGTCCCAATACGACCCCCTCTCCCTGCGAACCTAAGTAGAATGGCAGACGTCCCAATACGACCCCTCTCCCTGCGAACCTAAGTAGAATGGCAGACGTCCCAATACGACCCCTCTCCCAGTGAACCTAAGTAGAATGGCAGACGTCCCAATACGACCCCTCTCCCAGTGAACCTAAGTAGAATGGCAAACGTCCCAATACGACCCCTCTCCCTGCGAACCAAAGTAGAATGGCAGACGTCCCAATACGACCCCTCTCCCTGCGAACCAAAGTAGAATGGCAGACGTCCCAATACGACCCCTCTCCCAGTGAACCTAAGTAGAATGGCAGACGTCCTGATACACCCCCCTCCTTCTACCACCCCCCAGATAGAATGCTGGCAATAAACTTCCTCCCTTAAaaatttttctctctctccttccctccgtttctatgtctcgctctctctctctcactccctcctacGAACGCTGATGATCCAAATTGGAAATAAGGGCAAGAGAAGCCATGGGGCCCGGCCATTGTTTGAAGCATGAGAGGGGGGAACACGTCAGGCAGACGGAAGGGTTATTAATTATTGCTGAATGGAATGAATATTTTTTATTCTTCTTGTTGTGGCTCTTACATGTGCTTGATGGGCATGTTGTTGGTTTAGGGGGCACCCCTGATGAACCTAGTGTGAACAGGTTCCTTGATGATGAACCTAATGTGAACAGGTTCCCTGATAATGAACCAAACGGGAACTGGTTCCCTGATGATGAACCAAATGGTATTAAGTACCCTGATGATGAACCGAATGTGAACAAGTTCTCTGATGATTTCCCAAATAGGAACAGCTTCCCTGATGATAAACCTATAGTGAATAGGTTACCTGATGATGAACTTCACATCATCTGGCCACCTGATGATAATGTGCGTAATATGAACAAGTTCCTTTATGACGACATCATTCGCAGCTTGAGTAGTCGCTTCAATTTGATAAAACATCTACTTATTGGAACCGCTTTAAATTTATAAACCTGTATTCactagagcgcaggcgagagaaaTACGAAATAATTTACATTTGGAAAATGTTAAAGAAGCCCCAGCAATTTATGAGACTTGAATCCTCGATGTCTTTGACCCAGTTCTGGTTTAGGCTTTAGGGGCGACGCCGGTAACGTCTCCTCTAACACCTGTTAAGACTGAACCTGCATCTAGGATTCAATACCTTCAGGCAAGCATAGGTTACTTTGACGCCCATCTGCAGTTATGAAATAGCCTATAGCTTCACATATCTCTACAGCGGACTCCAATAATCCTCTCAGGATTGATTAGTGTAATATTATTAAGGTCTTCCATATAGGTCAACGCATGGCATAGATCAAACAAAGGTGTACAGAATCGCAGTGTCTAAAATGTTAAAACATTTACTGAGCATAGAATAAACATTCATAAAAAATAACTTGCAAGCAGTAGCCTCATTCTCTGTCACTCTGACCGGACACTCGGCCCTCATCAAATTAACGTTACTCAAATAACAATTATTCTGGTAGCTGGGATGTTACTTTAACACATTCATTTATTTCTCAAGCAATTAAGAGACTTTAAGTTTTAACATGTAATAATAAATGGTGAATAATGGCTTGTCGGCACTAGGCTACCCTCCGTTGTGTAAGTTGGTCTTGACTCTCAATCCACAGTATAATATGTATACACACAGACCTATGTATATTATTTCAAGCGCATCCCAGTACATGAGTTATAATAATACATTATCCTAACCGCTTCTTAAAGGAACGTCTAGCTAACAACGGGAATTGGGAGGGGGAAGGTTACTTAACCAGAACAGCTGGTGTCTTCAACGAAAGCTGTGAACCGCactgttgctactgctacttCGATAACGTCACTCTTCCACCTGCTGGTTTGTGACGTCAGACGTGTTCCTAGgctcctctcctccctcacacacaatcACACTGGTGTCaatcaccagttgagaggcgggaccaaagagctaaagctcaactgcccccgcaagcacaactagaggaCACAACCTCGACGACGTTGCAGATGACACAATGGCGTCTTGGGTTACCCTCGTTTCTTCGAGAGCAATAAGGGTCACGGTCTCTGGGTGCTCCACCGCCCAGAATAGTACTATATTCCCGTAAGAGTACGTTGCTCCGCTACACCTCCTCTTTCCCCAGTAGCCTCATGATACCACGGGACTATTGCGCAATGCTCGTAAGTCCCAACCAACATATTTACTACAGCATACGCGTTTCATGAAATTATACACTGATCTAACAAGCATAAAACACATGAAAGTCGTATGGCGCCCCGCGGGATATATTCCAGGGCGCTCACCAGATATAAAACCCGAAGCGAAAGAAGATGCCCTAAATAGGCAGACCGGACGGAGAAATTCGTCGTCTGTCTTCCTCTCGTGGCAACCATGACGGCGGTAATGAATAATGCAGTTGGCTGCGAGAATAATTACAGGAAACTACGGACGAATTAAGAATAGTTAATTCGGAGTTATCAGGGCGCCGTGAAGGATTCAGCAAAGGGAAGAATGGATAAACGAGGGAAATGTGCTGGTTCAAAAGATTCTTGGGTATGGGAAAGGACTAGGAATAAATAGCTATAACTGCTAGTAAACGGTGTTTCAGTGAAAAATTACTAGCACATTAAGTGCTATAGTGAGATACGTCGTGGAGTGTGAGAGGGACCTTGTGTCTGGAAACTGGATACTAGGGAAGAATATGACACAAAAAAGTTAAAACGACTGAGAATTCAGGTTTGGGAAGTGAGACATGGGAGAAGGTTGAACTAAGTCATTTCATTTTTTATCATTAACGGCTAACATGGTAAGAGTAAGGTGGTACAGCTACCAGGGTTAAGCTACGTGTTAATGGCCAGTGGGTACTGAGGTCTTACGTACCAGGATAGCTGAGGAGATGCATACTAGGAGAGCTGATGAGTTGTATACTAAAAGAACTGAGGCTTCCTTGAGATTGTTGCGTGTCCAGGTCGCTTAACAGGCTTTATGATTATATTGTGATCACTCAGGCTGCTGGTGCTTGTAGCTCACATGCCAACACAATCAACACAGCTCAGTTAATCAGGTACCCTTTGTGTTCGGTTTTGAGTGTTCGTGTTTAAGACGATTAGGGATTGTCTGTAATTTCCCTTATATTGAGAGGGAGGGCAATAAAAAGTCTTTGTAATGAAAAAGCTTCTTTAACAAACACGGCTTTTTAACAAATTTAACTCCAAATAATCTTACTGTATTACTCATTTCTAACGGAGCTGTTTTGTATATTTGTACCGTTTTCTGATCTCTTAAAGAATAATTTCAATATGTAAATTTGAACCAGTACCTATATTATTCTCCATAAGTATAtcaacccatcctcttgtttagatagtATTTTTTGAAACTATGTGGACCGTCGTACATACACAGGCGTAATGGACAATTAttggaatttggtactattcactttataatcagaaaaaataaagctaaaaaccaaacttaaatattcctaagcctagtatagcacatatatgtactagcatatatatgtataggaTATATAGGTGCTATatcaggcctcagatagcgtgtatctgAGGCCTGAggccttaacctagcctaacctaggaaggttaggctaggttaagttttctTTGGAACATCAATACAAAAACCTTTCCGGTTTGTCAgtggtaccgatttctactttttaattgccttttacgtcaatatatgtacgatggtcctcaccgttactataagtactacctaaacaggaggatggtatATTAATATGCGTATCTCTGACCTATGTTTCAGAGAATACAGTTGGAGGGATTTTAAGAAAGCCTAGTAAATTTGGTATTGTTTTCAATATATTCTAATAGTTTTTCCTACTACAGACGTGGCCATTCATTTATACAGTGTTTACCAGCATACATACATGTTCCTCTGTCCTGCATGGTCTGggatagagatctgttaaacgtaATATAGCAGTGGTGAGCTATTGAGCACTCAACTTTTTGAGTACGACTGTTTGTTGAACTTTTACAATGTTAACCAACATTCATACATTCTCGTCTGTCTTAGATAGATAGGGTTAATGATCTGTTCTCATACATATAGTATGTATTCCATTTACCTTTGTTTATTTCAACTTTCCCCAGCCCCCCAGCCTTTAATGAAGCAGTTAATATGTTGCTGTTCTTGCTAAGCAGTCAATAACTGTTCTTGCATCTGAGATTGTTTTTTGTGTTCTCTAAATTTCTGGTCATAATTACTCAGCAGTCAATAACATTTTCCTTCAGAATTATAGTATGGAGTGACTGCTTTTTGCTCTGGTTTAAGTCCATTTTtaatgtaaataataaaaaagtttGCCTGTTTTCTGTAGACGGGAGCCAGGAAGCGCGGCGTACCATAACCGCCCTCCCGCCCTCCCTGTGTTGACGTCGCCATTGTGTCCACACGCTTATGTCTCGTTCCCTTTTATTCTACGTTTAAAGCTGTATAACCTTTGCAACCCATCACTAACGTGAGTAGTAAGCGTCCGTCAAGTGATAGTGGCTCCTCAGAATCTATGAGAGGAATGAAAATAGTAAATTTACAGGATAAAACAAAATGTTTTATCGGTTTGATACGTTAGAACTGTAGACATGCATGAGGCTCCCGGCCTGACATCTACCAGTGTGTGAGGAATGATTAAGAACGCCGACATGTATAAGAGCAAGTGATAAATGTCCGACTTGAGAATATTGGTCTCTTTTGTTTAAATTACTTAAGTGATTATTGTTGGTAAAACCTATGAATGGCAGACATTAGGCTTGTTGAGGTGGTCGCCTCGTGGGTTATGGCGGGAATGACACAGTCCCtcgggcgggcactttgaatgtcatTCCCTCCACAAGTTTTAATTTGTAATAGTTTTTGTAAGCTTTTTTATGTAAGATCACGCAGGCAGTTTCATGATAATTATAAGCATAAGGCACATATATTTTGAGGACTTAAGTGTTCAAAGGCGTTGTTGGCTTTCACAAAAAGCAATAGATTGTTTCAGAGCTTTGAACGTCGTTGCAATTTGCACATCACGATGATGTGTGAAGTGACGAGTTAAGAGAAGCAACCAAACAACTCTCGGACTATGAGAAGTCAGTCATTTATACTCGCCTagttcagggtagttaacaaatggaatgcatgttcaggaacctgtacaccagttgacagttgagaggcgggaccgaagtgccgaagctcaaccttcgcaagcacaactaggtgagtacctagaTGTGCTAGCAGGGTCGAGCGAGGTACCTAGCCCCACCTcatgcaatgactcatttctcacgcttttatAATATTTACATTTAACATTTTGAATTTGCTTCAACGACTAATACATTTAACCTATTTCATTGACTGACAGCTTTAACACTGAGAACGTTCTTCCAGatgtctctatgactcatttACGTCTCCAATTTCCATCTATGTTCTGTGTTTCTAGATTTGAACAACTTTGCTTTATAtactttgtcaatttcccttagaatcGTATAtattgttatcatgtccccccccctagtCTTTCCTCGTTGCTCAATCCCCTTCTATGTCATAAGTCAGTATCTGGAACCAGTttcgttgcatatctttggaccttttaTAGTTTCTCCTTGTCCTTTTTCAGACAAGGGTTGTGTCTCCTCGTCTGAGTAATCCTGTGCGAACACACTTCGCTGCTATCATGGtaagtacaattttttttttatacaagagttcttacatttttgtacagccactagcacgcatagcgtttcgaacaggtccttaatcctaatttttccccggaatacgacccgccaaatcgtttaacaaccaggtacccattcactgctgggtgaacagaagctacagttaaggattggcgcccggtcaatcgtccccggccaggatacgaaccgtgGCCAAAACGCTACTGAAGCACCGGGCTTTACCACTGCACCATGGAGACTTGCATCAACACTGCTACACTATTTATTCACGTATTTTGGATATGAATTCTCCGAGGAACGCATTCCCACATTATACCATTTTTATGGGAAATTAAATTTTGATTAACGATTCAAGTCCATGATTCCAGGAACGCATCCGAGACGCGAAGGGATACCAGTATTTAGGTGGGTCAATTTGTTAGTAAGTTAAAGATCCATCTCCATTTTCCAAATATTTCTTTCGTGCTAGGACGTAATTGTATTAACAATTAATGTTGTTTTAATTGTGATGAGTAAGACCGTGTTGAAGGATTGCAGGACAttgtaaaacattgtaaaactcTTGTAAAACATTTACTTCACGACATCGTAAAGTTAACCCCAGAGACTGGTCCTTACACAATCGACTGTTCATTTCAATTTCAAAGTGGACTGTCGGTTAGCCTAAAGCTATATTGCCGCTAGTACGATGTTGGTAGCTCTTGTACATGCTCTTCCCTTTCGTGCATCCAATGCCACAAACGGAGGACTCCAACCGGTTCCCAGCCGAACCTGGTTCCATTGGGAGGGGTGGAATGAGGGCTAGTCTCTCCTGGGGGCTCCTGCAACCTTGAACGATGCGCCCCCTCTAGCCGTTCGCTTGTTCCGTAACAGGTAAAGTGTGCCTTCAAAGGTGAGGAAGGGGGTGTCAAGACTCTGGCGCCCCATTGCTAACAAGTACTCAACTCACACAGGCTCGACAGAGGCGTCTTCTTTGATACTCAGTCAAAACGGGACGAAGCTGCTAACCTCGAACGTCTCTTGTCGCTAGGCTTGGGCGGCCGTACTTCTTTCTGGAAAGCGTTACTGTGGGTATCTCATCATGTTCCTGCCTGGTCATATTCTGGCCCGGAGTCTGGCGTATTTGACTCACCACCAGGTAATGCACCACCCATGCAATTTCTGGCCTGCAAGTGCATTCCAATGAATAgcctttcccacacacacacacactgaattagtccccccccccacacacactgaattAGTCCTCACTGAATtagtccctacacacacacacactgaattagcccccccccccacacacacactgaattaATAATTTTTCACCTACAATGATATATGTATAACAAATGTGTTGGAATATCTGGCACACTCAACCCAGTTTGGTtgttaccttgcgttgattccgggagtcaaggtccccgcggcccggtctctgaccaggttgGTAAACAATTAGGAAATGAGACTGTCTGCCTAAACACAGAGTTAAAAGATTACAAACATTTAATGAGGACAAAATCATAAAAGTACATTGGAGCTATGCTGGCAACACGGCAAAATCCGGCGCCGTCTGGCAACTCCTCCCGGCGTGGCCTCAACTGACGGTCTGTGGATCAAGTGATTGATCACAGTTGATCAAAACATTATTACTTGTAATGTGATTTAGAATAACTTGCTAAACAGTTAATGTGTGAACTCTAAACAAATAAATTACTCACCTCTTAAGTGCAcaggaaagtaaaaaaaaaaataatgatgcCAGATTAGGCTTCTCTGACCTTGTTTTACTTATAAAAAAAGCAAATACGTTAACTTTCTATCGCTTAAGTAATTACCTTTACTCTAAAGGCAATAATAGTCATCAAAAGTACATAAAATATACGCATGTGTAAACCACTCcacagttataataataatttatagcaCACACTTGTAAATGTTCGTGGGAGAAGCCTGGCGTAAGAGgagtgaggaaggggggaggggataggGGGTGAATGATCTATCCGTCCACCTGCCAGATGGGCTAGattctcggtgtgtgtgtgtgtgtgtgtgtgtgtgtgtgtgtgtgtgtgtgtgtgtgtgtgtgtgtgtgtgtgtgtgtgtgtgtgtgtgtgtgtgtgtgtgtactcacctatttgtgcttgcaggatcgagcattgactcttggatcccgcctttccagctatcggttgtttacagcaatgtgtgtgtgtgtgtgtgtgtgtgtgtgtgtgtgtgtgtgtgtgtgtgtgtgtgtgtgtgtgtgtgtggaccgtcCTGTagcctcaccacctccaccttgcaCGAGTCGCAGTGGTAAATATCCAGTAATACGGCTAGTGATAACTGCGGTCCGCCGATCCTGTCAGTCACTTAGGGTCATACTCCCACTTGACTCACTCTTGGGAGATAGAGCAGTATTTTGTACTGTTCGAACAACACCTTAC
The sequence above is drawn from the Procambarus clarkii isolate CNS0578487 chromosome 49, FALCON_Pclarkii_2.0, whole genome shotgun sequence genome and encodes:
- the LOC138351293 gene encoding protein PF3D7_1417600-like, encoding MEEVTQDEKDVFVFVDSREALYSLNSRNLIFMSIAEEWGTPDEPSVNRFLDDEPNVNRFPDNEPNGNWFPDDEPNGIKYPDDEPNVNKFSDDFPNRNSFPDDKPIVNRLPDDELHIIWPPDDNVRNMNKFLYDDIIRSLSSRFNLIKHLLIGTALNL